In Kaistella faecalis, a genomic segment contains:
- a CDS encoding GEVED domain-containing protein, with protein MEKLGTKNEDVSKRDAFSRHYKNADGSYTALIGAGPIHYKKNGKWENIDTKVNKETIGNYAYSNKTNLMESYFGATSTQGVLSKTSEGEVKEFLNTKMYWEFKGQKLGEINASDVPAKISGDKLFYDKLYGNISAEYKVLIGKRKLNYIIPNKEALGDIPLKADYLVFSEDLFLPKGWTSTINEKGDLEIRNIQNKTTFIYAKPTVSEKYGTEELSLPNRDAAEFKVEQNGQYLTYVLKVKTSWLLDESRVFPLAIDPTVYPNNALGWTGWATSSGGNNDDVIAGYYSDGYSMAGFMRFNLSGIPDNSLVTSVSSNLYYNGRNGTLNGRRMAITDINADPLTTPLYADIWSSLSQYISLDYVTWNNSNQNNPSWMANNFSTEGVAYVQDALSKDFVTVAAYPYQANTWAVNNYAWFAGYSNLNKPQLIINYNAVPVCNTPSSTSNTYFISNVTFKPSLIAQTSSGNTGYAATGYSNSATNMATQIPGGVINVEVSNNAVSNFTKAWVDWNKNGIFDSTEKVYDSGGILAPNLIFGFVVPAGTVPGTYKIRIRNFQNSPYYLACGGLANGEAEEYTFTVIADCVAKITSVSVPQTCGAGPVSLTATGVSAASYQWYSSEFGASAIAGATGAAYTTPSLAVGTYTYYVTAKSSGGCESVYRTPVKVVVSPVPVIQFTQTSPDICGSVSSLSVSSSGDKEEVTLFSDPFNTMNNFDNIVAGNNNVNAYWQVRPSPYVPTSPPYNVNKPALSSGFTGGNFVSINTDVRQNTNVINHLQMKNNMNSTGYQNLKVDFDLYYFSMIDNNNTQGYVLVEYSTNGGGAWTTLTTYLTDQGTSPSKWDTKTIVLPAAVLNQTQLKLRFTTMAYGGISGSSSLWVGNIVAIDNLRIYGDKPLSTNFSWAGSNVSIFDADCVTPYSGAGTTVCVKPSSTELENNAIFTVNATATLSNGCSAVGTFTVPNNSKTWDTASTDWNTTNWKPSTSVPDATKCVIIKTPVNIPVSNSGLAKNVTVQSGGKLEIAGNLTVTDFIKNETGNADNFVVKSDGNLIQINPITNTDPIRAERDVTDMDNVLATQMDYIYWSAPVAGQVLRGAAGFSPGTPTNRFFEYNESTDYFVSTPDAAFTPGKGYAIRAEDGYANGYNKTYVFRGVPNNGDVPISIKRSADVGTLQHGFNLIGNPYPSNIDFTKLYANNAGLIFNTAYFWTNTTYTQYQQGSSYAGNNYAVFSGTGGNPPTGSSYQTAPNGIVKVGQSFMIQKRNVSGPEPLVFKNSYGAGQDLRVTTAGTFYQKGAGDRDRFWVQLVSPANLTNTQLIGYVEGASSGFEQDYDVEIMGLSSDIFYSKADDKQLLIQGKGLFNVADKVALGASFFSAGNYTIRLDHAEGVFASGQPVYLKDKATGVITDLSQGSYTFAAGKGVSDGRFEIIYTPETILSTDGSAKDDLVVYRDRDDFVIKSHGMKMTGLEVYDGAGRLIFSSKPNQTETRIPGTALGNGMYLLKVDRNNTMTAKKILK; from the coding sequence ATGGAAAAATTAGGGACAAAGAACGAAGATGTTTCAAAAAGAGATGCCTTTTCCAGACATTATAAGAACGCTGACGGAAGTTATACCGCCTTGATTGGAGCAGGTCCAATCCATTACAAAAAAAATGGAAAATGGGAGAATATTGATACCAAGGTTAATAAAGAGACTATTGGAAATTATGCATATTCCAATAAAACGAATTTAATGGAATCCTATTTCGGAGCAACTTCCACCCAAGGGGTCTTGTCTAAAACCAGTGAAGGTGAAGTAAAAGAATTTCTGAATACCAAAATGTATTGGGAATTCAAGGGCCAGAAATTAGGCGAGATTAACGCATCTGATGTTCCTGCCAAAATCAGTGGTGATAAACTGTTTTATGATAAATTATATGGCAATATCAGTGCTGAGTACAAGGTATTGATCGGAAAACGGAAATTGAACTATATTATTCCCAATAAGGAAGCCTTGGGTGATATCCCTCTGAAAGCTGATTATCTGGTCTTTTCAGAAGACCTTTTTCTTCCCAAAGGTTGGACGTCTACAATCAATGAAAAAGGCGATCTGGAAATTAGAAACATCCAGAACAAGACCACTTTTATTTACGCGAAACCTACGGTTTCAGAAAAGTATGGAACTGAAGAATTATCACTTCCTAATCGGGATGCAGCAGAATTTAAGGTGGAACAAAATGGGCAATACCTGACGTATGTTTTAAAAGTGAAAACTTCATGGCTACTGGATGAAAGCCGCGTTTTTCCTTTAGCTATTGATCCAACGGTTTATCCTAATAATGCCTTAGGCTGGACAGGCTGGGCTACTTCAAGTGGAGGCAATAATGATGATGTAATTGCCGGATATTATTCTGATGGTTATTCAATGGCTGGATTTATGAGGTTTAACTTAAGTGGAATACCTGATAATTCTCTCGTCACTTCAGTGAGTTCCAATTTATATTATAACGGTAGAAATGGGACTTTAAATGGAAGAAGAATGGCCATTACAGATATCAATGCTGATCCCCTTACAACTCCACTTTATGCTGATATATGGAGTAGTTTAAGCCAGTATATTTCGTTAGATTATGTTACGTGGAATAATTCTAATCAAAATAACCCATCCTGGATGGCAAATAATTTTAGTACAGAAGGGGTCGCATATGTTCAGGATGCTTTATCTAAGGATTTCGTGACTGTCGCTGCCTATCCGTATCAGGCAAATACTTGGGCTGTAAATAATTACGCATGGTTTGCGGGATATAGCAATCTTAACAAGCCCCAATTGATTATTAATTACAATGCTGTACCTGTGTGTAATACACCTTCTTCGACTTCTAACACTTATTTCATCAGCAACGTAACCTTTAAACCGTCGCTTATTGCTCAAACAAGCTCAGGAAATACGGGTTACGCAGCAACGGGGTACTCGAATTCTGCCACCAATATGGCTACACAAATCCCTGGGGGAGTTATTAATGTAGAAGTTAGCAATAATGCAGTTTCCAACTTTACCAAAGCCTGGGTAGACTGGAATAAAAATGGAATTTTTGATTCCACTGAGAAAGTGTATGACTCAGGTGGAATACTTGCTCCTAATTTAATTTTTGGGTTTGTGGTTCCTGCTGGGACTGTTCCCGGGACTTATAAAATCAGGATAAGGAATTTTCAAAATTCGCCTTATTATCTTGCCTGCGGTGGATTGGCAAACGGTGAAGCCGAGGAGTATACTTTTACCGTCATTGCAGATTGTGTAGCTAAAATTACTTCGGTATCAGTCCCTCAAACTTGTGGGGCAGGCCCCGTTTCACTTACTGCCACGGGAGTTTCGGCGGCTTCTTATCAATGGTATTCTTCTGAATTCGGCGCCAGCGCCATCGCGGGCGCGACAGGTGCTGCCTATACCACTCCTTCCTTAGCGGTGGGAACGTATACTTATTATGTTACGGCAAAAAGCAGTGGCGGCTGCGAGTCGGTGTACAGAACCCCTGTAAAAGTGGTGGTAAGTCCGGTACCTGTCATTCAGTTTACTCAAACTTCACCGGATATCTGTGGCAGTGTTTCTTCATTGTCCGTTAGCTCTTCCGGCGATAAAGAAGAGGTCACGCTATTTTCCGATCCATTCAATACCATGAACAATTTCGACAATATCGTGGCAGGAAATAATAATGTGAATGCTTACTGGCAGGTAAGACCGAGTCCGTATGTTCCCACATCGCCACCATACAATGTCAATAAGCCCGCACTTTCATCGGGTTTTACAGGGGGTAACTTTGTATCGATCAATACTGATGTACGGCAAAACACCAACGTTATTAATCATCTTCAGATGAAAAATAACATGAATTCTACCGGGTATCAAAATCTGAAGGTAGATTTTGATCTCTATTATTTCTCAATGATTGACAATAATAATACTCAGGGGTATGTTTTAGTAGAATACTCCACAAATGGGGGAGGCGCCTGGACTACGTTAACTACTTATCTTACCGATCAGGGCACGAGTCCGAGCAAGTGGGATACTAAAACGATTGTTTTGCCGGCAGCAGTTCTGAACCAAACCCAGCTGAAATTGCGTTTTACGACGATGGCCTATGGGGGAATTTCCGGGTCGTCAAGTTTGTGGGTAGGAAATATTGTGGCCATCGATAACCTGAGAATCTATGGCGATAAACCGCTGAGTACCAATTTCAGTTGGGCGGGGTCCAATGTCTCTATTTTTGATGCTGACTGCGTTACGCCTTATTCCGGAGCAGGCACTACAGTTTGTGTAAAACCTAGTTCTACCGAACTGGAAAATAATGCGATTTTTACAGTGAACGCCACGGCGACATTATCAAATGGCTGTTCGGCAGTAGGAACTTTCACAGTGCCTAACAATTCCAAAACCTGGGATACCGCCTCCACCGACTGGAATACCACGAACTGGAAACCCAGTACCTCCGTGCCCGATGCAACCAAATGCGTCATCATCAAAACACCGGTAAATATTCCTGTTTCTAACAGCGGTCTGGCCAAAAACGTAACAGTGCAGTCTGGCGGCAAACTAGAAATTGCGGGTAACCTTACCGTGACCGATTTTATTAAAAACGAGACCGGAAACGCTGATAACTTCGTGGTGAAAAGTGACGGGAATTTAATTCAGATCAATCCGATTACCAATACGGATCCGATCAGGGCTGAACGCGATGTTACGGATATGGACAATGTACTGGCCACTCAGATGGACTATATCTACTGGAGTGCTCCGGTGGCCGGACAGGTTCTCCGGGGAGCTGCGGGTTTCTCCCCAGGAACGCCAACAAACCGTTTCTTTGAGTACAATGAATCGACTGATTATTTCGTTTCAACACCCGACGCCGCTTTCACCCCCGGTAAAGGTTATGCCATCCGGGCAGAAGACGGATATGCCAACGGGTACAACAAAACTTATGTATTCCGCGGCGTGCCGAACAACGGGGATGTCCCCATTTCGATAAAACGGTCAGCGGATGTGGGAACACTCCAACATGGATTCAATCTTATCGGAAATCCTTATCCTTCCAATATCGATTTCACCAAACTTTACGCGAACAATGCAGGGCTTATATTCAATACCGCTTATTTCTGGACCAATACAACGTATACCCAGTATCAGCAGGGATCATCGTATGCCGGCAATAATTATGCGGTGTTCAGCGGCACGGGAGGTAATCCGCCTACAGGAAGTTCTTACCAGACTGCTCCCAACGGAATTGTGAAGGTGGGGCAGTCTTTTATGATTCAGAAAAGAAATGTCTCTGGACCGGAACCTTTGGTATTCAAAAACTCTTACGGTGCTGGTCAGGATCTGAGGGTCACAACCGCCGGAACGTTTTATCAGAAAGGCGCTGGTGACAGAGACCGGTTCTGGGTGCAGCTGGTGTCTCCGGCAAATCTTACCAATACCCAGCTGATCGGGTATGTGGAAGGGGCGAGTTCCGGTTTTGAACAGGATTACGACGTGGAGATTATGGGGTTAAGTTCTGATATTTTCTACTCGAAAGCGGACGATAAGCAGCTGCTGATTCAGGGAAAAGGCCTTTTTAATGTTGCGGATAAGGTGGCGTTGGGTGCCAGTTTCTTCAGTGCCGGAAATTATACCATCCGTCTGGATCATGCGGAAGGCGTTTTCGCGAGCGGGCAACCGGTTTACCTTAAGGACAAAGCGACAGGGGTCATCACCGATCTGAGTCAGGGAAGCTATACTTTTGCAGCGGGCAAAGGAGTCAGCGACGGCAGGTTTGAAATCATCTATACCCCTGAAACCATTCTGAGCACAGACGGTTCTGCGAAAGATGATCTTGTGGTGTACAGAGACCGTGATGATTTTGTGATTAAATCACATGGCATGAAGATGACGGGTCTGGAAGTGTACGATGGTGCCGGCAGGCTTATCTTCAGCAGTAAACCCAACCAAACTGAAACGCGTATCCCGGGTACTGCACTTGGCAACGGAATGTATCTGCTGAAAGTAGACCGTAACAATACCATGACTGCCAAAAAGATCCTTAAATAA
- a CDS encoding T9SS type A sorting domain-containing protein: protein MKKHLLPLRNIFPLLLLLLMSAGLTGQTTLVNFPFTNSLSPDTVNMTSTPTLSYSNPPVQYYNEMLEYKAVGHFVEISADLSGRSGVSVSFYGIADLSRFSLAAQVRVETNTGAGSQFVESDTFTITETGRTFSVLLPAAAMKSDLKVRLTVDNGLWGNDKVRIDNLRLVSGSPSIRISSDTNVYIPHLSPASLALNTDFGTRQTADAALTRTFRVRNYLGEPNSILNISNILVSGANPGDFTVTPNSLSNIAVTTSTNGNTTTYKTFNISFLPLADGLRTAEITVYSNAALSPYTFTVVGTGASCTLVAGTFAQNTIAPGQQSLLGDYNASVDLIGGAANPANSNTLNTRLYPNGDLYSSASTSWYVRNATKTVEFGGASGLDISNQKNVSITFKVAAFTTTDGNWGVLNSDNGLNNESSVTLSVQNPDNSWSTEMKLNGSANSITYLRYNFSDSGIFSSTFTGANPTVSQSNTPSTKYSNITLNIPASANISNLKFRITANTNGNNRLWLIDDVKILTSNSVYKTFTTANVWSPSAPTQYEKAVIEGSYLHSGNVSICECEVMEGGLLTIPENTSVTVRGKVINHGNGDNFIVQTGGNLIQIEDEAVNTGSITAEREVKDMDNVLTGANAQMDYVYWSAPVAGQKLRGTAAEGGFSPGTVSNRFFQYNEVNDYFVSTPDVAFKPGKGYAIQAETSAGYTPNPVGYTKTYKFKGVPNNGVIPVDVQRSPNSGTVEHGYNLIGNPYPSNMSFPQFQALNSSVIHNTAWFWTNNNFEYYQAGSSYSQNNYAVWNGTGGVQATAAADSNPSNPNNNTTVPTGIVAVGQAFIVQVKTPGMNQQLKFQNRNGTTPIRVNTAGTFFNKGSEEKDRFWVKLISPDDLVNSQLIGYIDGATHGYEQDYDAEIMSMTSDVFYSLLENRKLQIQGKGAFETTDKVQLGANIFKNGTYTIALENPEGRFGTGQKIYLKDHLLNRWIDLTSQSYTFEATKGITEGRFEIVYEAPTVLATDSVIKDELQVYRDSGAFVVKANSKKITMLEVYDASGRLVYTARPNDTKVVIDGDRLNSGVYILKINQDGVVTGKKILK, encoded by the coding sequence ATGAAAAAACATTTACTTCCTTTAAGAAACATTTTCCCGCTGCTGCTTTTACTGCTGATGTCTGCGGGTTTGACCGGACAGACTACGTTAGTAAATTTTCCATTTACAAACAGTTTATCACCAGATACTGTGAATATGACTTCTACCCCTACCTTGTCATATTCTAACCCGCCAGTACAGTATTACAATGAGATGTTAGAATATAAAGCAGTTGGACATTTTGTAGAAATTTCTGCTGATCTTTCAGGTAGATCAGGTGTTTCAGTATCTTTTTATGGAATTGCAGACTTATCACGTTTCTCACTTGCTGCGCAAGTTAGGGTAGAAACTAATACAGGTGCAGGTTCACAGTTTGTGGAGAGTGATACTTTTACGATTACTGAGACCGGAAGAACTTTTTCTGTATTATTACCAGCTGCAGCGATGAAATCCGATCTTAAGGTAAGGTTAACAGTTGATAATGGATTATGGGGAAATGATAAAGTCCGTATCGATAATCTGAGATTAGTCTCCGGTTCACCCAGTATAAGAATATCTTCAGATACCAATGTCTATATACCCCATCTTTCTCCTGCTTCACTGGCGCTTAATACAGATTTTGGAACAAGGCAGACTGCTGACGCAGCGCTCACCAGAACTTTTCGTGTTAGGAATTATTTAGGGGAACCAAATTCAATATTAAATATTTCAAATATACTTGTTTCCGGAGCAAATCCGGGGGACTTTACCGTTACTCCAAATTCGTTGTCAAATATAGCGGTTACAACCAGTACAAATGGTAATACTACCACTTATAAGACGTTTAATATCAGTTTTTTACCACTGGCTGACGGATTGCGGACCGCAGAAATTACGGTCTATTCTAATGCTGCTCTTAGCCCCTATACTTTTACGGTTGTTGGAACGGGAGCAAGTTGCACACTGGTCGCAGGTACTTTTGCTCAAAATACAATTGCACCTGGACAGCAGTCCCTTTTGGGTGATTATAATGCTTCAGTAGATCTAATCGGTGGCGCAGCAAATCCAGCAAATTCTAATACGCTCAATACCCGTCTTTATCCAAATGGTGATCTTTATTCAAGTGCGTCTACATCCTGGTATGTTAGAAATGCAACAAAAACAGTAGAATTTGGGGGGGCAAGTGGCTTAGATATAAGCAATCAGAAGAATGTTAGCATCACTTTTAAAGTAGCTGCGTTCACCACGACAGATGGAAATTGGGGAGTACTAAATAGTGATAATGGCTTAAATAATGAATCATCTGTTACCTTGTCTGTTCAAAATCCCGATAACAGTTGGTCGACGGAAATGAAACTAAATGGATCCGCAAATTCAATAACATATTTACGCTATAATTTTTCAGATAGTGGAATTTTTTCCAGTACTTTCACCGGAGCTAATCCGACGGTATCACAAAGTAATACACCATCAACGAAATACAGTAATATTACGCTCAATATTCCTGCTTCTGCCAATATTTCCAACTTAAAGTTTAGGATCACTGCAAATACAAACGGAAATAACAGGTTATGGCTCATTGATGATGTAAAGATACTTACCAGCAACTCAGTGTATAAAACTTTTACCACTGCTAATGTTTGGTCTCCCTCCGCACCTACCCAGTATGAGAAAGCGGTAATTGAAGGAAGTTATCTGCATTCGGGGAATGTTTCAATTTGTGAATGTGAAGTGATGGAGGGCGGATTACTTACAATACCTGAAAACACTTCGGTCACGGTAAGGGGTAAAGTTATCAACCACGGAAACGGTGACAATTTTATAGTTCAAACCGGCGGTAACCTCATCCAGATTGAAGATGAAGCCGTTAACACCGGTAGTATTACCGCTGAAAGAGAAGTAAAGGATATGGACAATGTGCTTACAGGTGCCAACGCTCAAATGGATTATGTGTACTGGAGTGCTCCGGTAGCCGGACAAAAACTGAGGGGCACCGCAGCAGAGGGTGGTTTTTCACCAGGTACGGTCTCCAACCGATTCTTTCAGTACAATGAAGTGAATGATTATTTCGTTTCAACCCCGGATGTGGCCTTTAAACCAGGAAAGGGATATGCCATCCAGGCAGAAACATCTGCCGGCTATACACCCAATCCGGTGGGCTATACCAAGACTTATAAATTCAAAGGGGTTCCCAATAACGGCGTAATCCCGGTTGATGTGCAGCGTTCCCCGAACAGCGGAACTGTGGAACATGGCTATAACCTGATCGGAAACCCGTATCCGAGTAACATGTCTTTTCCTCAGTTTCAGGCCCTGAACAGTTCGGTGATTCATAACACCGCCTGGTTCTGGACCAACAATAATTTTGAGTATTACCAGGCCGGATCCAGCTATTCGCAGAATAATTATGCGGTGTGGAACGGAACAGGAGGGGTACAAGCAACAGCAGCGGCTGACAGTAACCCATCAAATCCCAACAATAATACAACAGTTCCCACGGGAATCGTTGCGGTAGGTCAGGCGTTTATCGTTCAGGTGAAAACTCCGGGGATGAATCAACAATTGAAATTCCAGAACAGAAACGGTACAACCCCTATACGCGTCAATACTGCGGGCACGTTCTTTAATAAAGGCAGTGAGGAAAAAGACCGCTTCTGGGTGAAGCTGATTTCGCCAGATGATTTGGTCAACAGCCAGCTGATCGGTTATATCGACGGGGCAACCCACGGTTACGAGCAGGATTACGATGCTGAAATCATGTCGATGACTTCCGATGTCTTTTATTCCCTTCTTGAAAACCGCAAACTGCAGATCCAGGGGAAAGGAGCGTTTGAAACCACCGACAAGGTGCAGCTGGGTGCGAATATCTTTAAAAACGGAACCTATACCATCGCCCTCGAAAACCCTGAAGGCAGATTCGGTACAGGGCAGAAGATTTACTTAAAAGACCACCTGCTGAACAGATGGATTGACCTTACTTCCCAATCTTACACCTTCGAGGCCACCAAAGGGATTACCGAAGGCCGTTTCGAGATTGTGTATGAGGCACCGACGGTTCTTGCGACCGACAGTGTGATAAAAGATGAGCTTCAGGTGTATCGCGATAGCGGGGCTTTTGTGGTGAAAGCGAATTCTAAAAAAATTACCATGCTGGAAGTGTATGATGCCAGCGGCCGGTTAGTTTATACCGCAAGACCGAACGATACCAAAGTGGTGATTGATGGAGACCGTCTGAACAGCGGTGTCTATATTCTTAAAATTAATCAGGACGGTGTTGTTACAGGAAAGAAAATCCTGAAATAG